A section of the Streptomyces sp. Je 1-369 genome encodes:
- a CDS encoding DUF4291 domain-containing protein, producing MNHRIRALHTDTTITVYQAYAPELGVPAARTGRFPAAWKRDRMTWIKPSFLWMMYRCGWGTKEGQQTVLAVEITREGFDWALRHACLSHYVRGLHSDQAAWKRELRRSPARVQWDPERDLHLNALPHRSLQLGLSGEASRCYADEWTVSITDVTDRAREIHGLVRDGDEAAAARLLPEERAYPAGDELLSHLRA from the coding sequence ATGAACCACCGGATCCGCGCCCTGCACACCGACACGACCATCACCGTCTACCAGGCGTACGCCCCTGAACTCGGCGTCCCCGCGGCCCGCACCGGGCGGTTTCCCGCCGCCTGGAAGCGGGACCGCATGACGTGGATCAAGCCGTCCTTCCTCTGGATGATGTACCGGTGCGGCTGGGGCACCAAGGAGGGCCAGCAGACGGTCCTTGCCGTCGAGATCACCCGTGAGGGCTTCGACTGGGCGCTGCGCCACGCATGCCTCTCCCACTACGTGCGCGGTCTCCACTCCGACCAGGCCGCGTGGAAGCGCGAGTTGCGGCGCTCCCCCGCCCGCGTCCAGTGGGACCCGGAGCGCGACCTCCATCTCAACGCCCTTCCCCACCGCTCCCTGCAACTCGGGCTGTCCGGTGAGGCGTCCCGCTGTTACGCGGACGAGTGGACGGTCTCGATCACCGACGTCACCGATCGCGCGCGGGAGATCCACGGGCTCGTCAGGGACGGGGACGAGGCGGCGGCGGCGCGGTTGCTGCCGGAGGAGCGCGCGTACCCGGCGGGTGACGAGCTTCTGTCCCACCTCCGGGCCTGA
- a CDS encoding endonuclease/exonuclease/phosphatase family protein, with amino-acid sequence MIIGTWNLENLYRPGGQFGPKDKVAYEAKLASLAATITTLRPSVLGVQEVGDPAALEDLAGLLEGTWHVTLSQHADDRGIRVGFLTSLPVFIVADEAGFPEPVRPVQIDDSGRTTARAGRGILAVTVSTRAFFFDAVVCHLKSKLLSYPGGRFFPHDEGERARYGAYALCRRAAEATAVRAIADQRLRGDGQEHRVAVLGDLNAEVGAATTQILLGPPGSEIGTPGFDRPDKGDATRLWNVAPLIPADQRFSRIHAGRRELIDHVLVSRGLMDQVRGAGTGAPGAAASALPSVEDGDPAVRREASGSDHAPVWIRIQP; translated from the coding sequence ATGATCATCGGCACGTGGAACCTGGAGAACCTCTACCGCCCCGGCGGGCAGTTCGGCCCCAAGGACAAGGTCGCTTACGAGGCGAAGCTGGCCTCGCTCGCGGCGACGATCACCACGTTGCGGCCGAGCGTCCTCGGCGTGCAGGAGGTCGGCGACCCCGCGGCGCTCGAAGATCTGGCGGGCCTGCTGGAAGGCACCTGGCACGTCACGCTCTCGCAGCACGCTGACGACCGGGGCATCCGGGTCGGCTTCCTCACCAGCCTCCCCGTCTTCATCGTCGCCGACGAGGCCGGCTTCCCCGAGCCGGTGCGGCCGGTGCAGATCGACGACTCGGGCCGGACGACCGCGCGGGCCGGGCGCGGCATCCTCGCGGTGACGGTGTCGACGCGGGCGTTCTTCTTCGACGCGGTCGTCTGCCACCTCAAGTCGAAGCTGCTGTCGTACCCCGGCGGCCGCTTCTTCCCGCACGACGAGGGCGAGCGCGCGCGGTACGGCGCGTACGCCCTGTGCCGCCGCGCGGCCGAGGCGACCGCGGTCCGCGCGATCGCCGACCAGCGGCTGCGGGGCGACGGCCAGGAGCACAGGGTCGCCGTGCTCGGGGACCTCAACGCCGAGGTCGGGGCCGCGACGACGCAGATCCTGCTCGGCCCGCCCGGCTCCGAGATCGGCACGCCGGGCTTCGACCGCCCGGACAAGGGCGACGCGACGCGGCTGTGGAACGTCGCACCGCTGATCCCGGCCGACCAGCGCTTCTCCCGCATCCACGCGGGCCGCCGCGAACTCATCGACCACGTGCTGGTGAGCCGTGGCCTGATGGACCAGGTCCGTGGCGCGGGCACGGGCGCGCCGGGCGCCGCGGCGAGCGCGCTGCCGTCGGTGGAGGACGGGGACCCGGCGGTACGGAGGGAGGCGTCGGGGTCGGACCACGCGCCGGTGTGGATACGGATACAGCCGTAG
- a CDS encoding DUF3574 domain-containing protein, which produces MAPTLPRLSGTRLAVAAAATTVLAVGAPAAYASLDDGAKTTPSTSSSAAVSTVARGKPFTETRLFFGTERPDGGPAVTDKQFMAFIDKEVTPGFPDGLTIQNGRGQWRDSNGRIERERSYELILLYPTTEAHRRDVQIEEIRSDYEKKFAQDSVARLDERTRVDF; this is translated from the coding sequence ATGGCCCCCACCCTCCCCCGCCTCTCCGGCACCCGCCTCGCCGTGGCCGCCGCGGCGACCACCGTGCTGGCCGTCGGCGCCCCGGCCGCCTACGCCTCGCTGGACGACGGAGCGAAGACCACGCCGTCCACGTCCTCGTCGGCCGCTGTGTCGACCGTCGCCCGCGGCAAGCCCTTCACCGAGACGCGGCTCTTCTTCGGCACGGAACGCCCCGACGGCGGGCCCGCTGTGACGGACAAGCAGTTCATGGCCTTCATCGACAAGGAGGTCACGCCGGGCTTTCCCGACGGGCTGACCATCCAGAACGGCCGCGGGCAGTGGCGCGACTCCAACGGCAGGATCGAGCGCGAGCGTTCGTACGAGCTGATCCTGCTGTATCCGACGACCGAGGCGCACCGGCGGGACGTCCAGATCGAGGAGATCCGCAGCGACTACGAGAAGAAGTTCGCACAGGACTCGGTGGCGCGGCTGGACGAGCGGACCCGGGTGGACTTCTAG
- a CDS encoding 2'-5' RNA ligase family protein, with the protein MSTETPERAEETGAADSHGWPDLPGDTALTIRIPEANPLVRAAFPAHVTVLYPFLNESRFTPSTHADLTALFAARPAFTLTFSEFRRYPGVLYLAPTPETPVSALTRSLTDRWPEALPYRGIFTPPLTPHLTLANDEGPDTCEAAYDALESELAPALPLTSHVSTVHLIVTDGPGKGWRDLRAYRLGTGRVARPRANYEGPNRP; encoded by the coding sequence GTGAGCACGGAGACACCCGAACGCGCGGAGGAAACCGGGGCGGCGGACTCGCACGGCTGGCCCGACCTCCCCGGCGACACGGCCCTGACGATCCGCATCCCCGAGGCGAACCCGCTGGTGCGGGCCGCCTTTCCCGCCCACGTGACCGTGCTCTACCCGTTCCTCAACGAGTCCCGCTTCACCCCGAGCACCCACGCCGACCTGACGGCCCTCTTCGCCGCCCGGCCCGCGTTCACCCTCACGTTCAGCGAATTCCGCCGCTACCCGGGCGTCCTGTACCTCGCCCCGACCCCCGAGACCCCCGTGAGCGCCCTCACCCGGTCCCTCACGGACCGCTGGCCGGAGGCGCTCCCCTACCGCGGCATCTTCACCCCGCCCCTGACACCCCACCTCACCCTGGCGAACGACGAGGGCCCGGACACCTGCGAAGCGGCCTACGACGCCCTGGAGTCGGAGCTCGCCCCGGCCCTCCCCCTGACCAGCCACGTGAGCACCGTCCACCTGATCGTGACGGACGGCCCGGGGAAGGGCTGGCGGGACCTCAGGGCCTACCGGCTGGGAACGGGCCGTGTGGCACGCCCCCGTGCGAACTACGAGGGGCCAAACAGGCCATAA
- a CDS encoding FABP family protein, translating to MFDPAPEHPYPYPESHSPDAATPAPHALLAPVLGLLGRWRGTGRGEYPTLPADFTYAQEVTFSHDGRPFLRYEAKAWLLDADDAPLRPAARESGWWRLQPDGRVEALVTQPTGIAEIAVGHAAGGTIDLATHDVALTPTAKDVTATRRRYTLTDDGTLTFTHDMAAVEQPLQHHLSAVLRRTQ from the coding sequence GTGTTCGACCCCGCGCCGGAGCACCCCTACCCGTACCCCGAGAGCCACAGCCCGGACGCGGCGACGCCCGCCCCGCACGCGCTGCTCGCGCCCGTGCTGGGACTGCTGGGCCGGTGGCGCGGCACGGGCCGGGGCGAATACCCGACGCTGCCCGCGGACTTCACGTACGCGCAGGAGGTGACGTTCAGCCACGACGGGCGGCCCTTCCTCCGTTACGAGGCAAAGGCCTGGCTGCTCGACGCCGACGACGCCCCGCTGCGTCCCGCGGCGCGCGAGAGCGGCTGGTGGCGGCTGCAGCCCGACGGGCGGGTGGAGGCGCTGGTCACCCAGCCCACCGGCATCGCGGAGATCGCGGTCGGCCACGCGGCCGGCGGCACCATCGACCTCGCCACGCACGACGTGGCGCTCACCCCCACCGCCAAGGACGTCACGGCGACCCGCCGCCGCTACACGCTGACCGACGACGGCACGCTGACCTTCACCCACGACATGGCAGCGGTGGAGCAGCCGTTGCAGCACCACCTCTCGGCAGTCCTGCGCCGCACGCAGTGA